ggggcactaattttatacagattttcgaatagtacgggggtcctgggtccctaacccccatactatttgagggacgactgtattatgaaatgctttgtgtgagtgatgattttttttctcatttttctcgcttagaggggcctttaagaaacatgaaccCCGCAGTTACTGGGTTAAGTATTATAAGTTGCCAGGTGGAACTTATATCTACTTATAATACTTAACACTActtttcctccctaatttacattttcccgtACTTGTCTAAATTTCAGCATTACAATTTGTCCCCAAGGCATGATGTCCCTTGTTCACCAGGCCAACAGTGAGAAGCAGAGGCTGGAGGGCTGTGTGATCCAGGCCAGTGAGGAACAGGAGATCAAGAAGAGGGATGACAAACTGGCATTGCTCAAGGAGGACAACCAAAAGAAGAAAGATCATCTGGCCCAGCTGCAGCAGAGAGCCAGCTTCATGAAGGCAACCAAGGAGAAAATGGACAAGCTCATAGCAATGTTGCAAGAAATCCATCAGGAAAAATCAAAAGAGTAGGTGGGATCTATTTTACACTTGTTTATTTTACTTGCACTGTTTTCAGATTTCCCTTCTCTGCCAAAATGGGAAAAAATTAAGTCgtcgtcctttttttctttggtcgTCTCCCTGGAGTGAGGTCAGTGGCGTTTATGAACCTTCTCCAGATAGTTGTGTCCATTGCATTTTCCTTTGTTATTCTCATTCCTTGCACCTACCTAAGTCCATGCCTCTGCTGTACTCTgcccctccatcctcttctctcaaCAGTTGCTTCCTGCCCCTTGTTGTAGGCTCCTGCtgaaagggaggggttgtgtagaccaaatatttgcactcaaatgttagttgaaaaatacatagagaaggataggaagctaCTTGCTGCATTCACGGACTtggagaaggcatatgacagggttgacaggaaggggttgtgggatgttttaaggatatatggtgtgggagggcatTTGCTGGAGGGAATCCAATCCCTATATAAGGATGCGAGTGCCTCTGTACATGTGAAGGGTGAAttgagtgagagttttggtgttggtgtgggtgtgagacaggggtgtgtgatgtcaccatggctttttaatgtgtacatggacggttgcatgagagaaatgaaagccagagggggggagcttggtccaaggctgaaagtgagaggtacagaggagtcattgaTTGCGGGGCTGTTTGCATATGATACAatgttgttggcagagaatgaggggatgctgcagaggatagtggctgagtttgacagggtgtgtaagaggagaaagctgagagtaaatgctggaaagagtaaggtaatGGTATTAGAGGGCAAGAGAACAGgccattgattttgcaaagccgtacagagTTAGAGAAGAGGGAACaatgaagtgtaggataaggttaggggatgagggaatggaggaggtgaccgagtttaaatatttagggactgTTTTATATAAGCAtggcagtatggaaggtgaggtgagggaaagagcagtgaagggcagacaagtggtgggtgcattggagagttatgaaaggaaaaagtgtgagcatggaggtaaagaggggaataaggaacagtgttatcctgccaactctgtcatatgcatcagagacgtggacatggagtgCAGCACAGCAATTGAGAAtatgtgcagtggaaatgagttataatagaggtgcatgtggtgtgttaggatgggatggagaaagcaatgaaagcgtgtatgagcTGTTTGGTATGGGTGTAACAGCGAGAGGAGTGGCGTGTgagaggtggagtgggtgaagcgggGTGCGTTGAGATGGTTTTGACAAGtcatgagaatgggggagaatgaattcatGAAGAGAGTGTATAAGGaacagggttggcaatgattaaatcaaattgatttaatcaaatgattaaattgattttttttaataaaaaaatcatgatttttatttattttttatttttttggactaaaagtattccataagttaaatgatgtgcttcaaagatggtaaagtaaaacaacctattcatgtgcaatgattcatttattctctcaaGGTATATACCTACCCCCCTTAAAAAGACTCCTACATTATTATAAATGTAAAAGTAGGAACTGACAACTGAGATGAATTAATCCTTGAAATATGTTAGAGTATTAAAGTAGGCCCATCCTGGAGAAGAGATATAATTTCTATGTTGCCTAATCTATGTATCAATGTAATACAAATGGCAAATACTTATGTAAATTAAGGAGATAGAATTTGTTTAAGATGTGTGATTCCTGATTCCTGAATTCAGGAAGCAGAAAATATTTGAAGGGTTCTTTAAACTTTTTTCAACCAAAAGCAAGTCTTTATTGACTTGGAGACTTTCAAATCACtaatcagtatatatatatatatatatatatatatatatatatatatatatacatatacatatatatatatacatatatatatatatatatatatatatatatatatatatatatatatatatatgtatatatatatatgtatatgtatatatatatagagatatatatatatagagagagagagagagagagagagagagagagagagataaaaatcaatgattttttttttttttttaaatttaaaaaaaataataaaaaaatcaccaaccctgataAGGAGagagtgtcaggggaagaccacctgtgaagtggatcaatagggtgattgagtattggagcgagagagttggaagttgGCGGactgaatgtgctgagagggagtgccagaacagggagagatggaggcacttctgccgcggccaccccctggagggaagttcccaaGAGGGAGCAGGGcatcggagatatagatagatagatagatagatagatagatagatcagtgCCCATGTCCATCTGTTTGGCCCTTGAGCCTCTGGTGGATAAGAACCCAACACTTCAGGAGTCAGTGCCGCTGTGACCGTCAGATCTTCACAGTAGCTTTTCCAGGTTCCAGATACTCCCATTTGTCAACCATCTTGAAACTGAAGATAACTTATTGGTGGATTGTGCATTGGCTGCCCTGGCCAGGGTCATCCTAAGCTAGACAAGCTGTAGCTTGCATGCCAACCATACCACCAGGGAGACTTCATGAAGGGGTTTAGCACAAATAAGTGTTTTTGGTAAACAAGTTGGTCATTACTCTTGGCAGTGGGCATGAATAACCAATAGAAATTCAAGAAGATAAACAATGAGTAGTGGATGACTTTTACAGATTTTACAGTCATCTATTGAGTAGATATGTGAATAAAAGTTCCTGAAATGGGTTAGATAAGTTTATGGACAAGGGCCACATATGACATAAATAGGTTGAATATAGCTGGGTAATTGAACAAACTTTACAGCACTTCATTTAAACATAGTTGAAAGTACCAGAAcaagattggataaattcatggatggtaGCGATTAGTTTAAAGCAGCATTCTTTGAATTAGATGCTTTGCTTTAACATcactgtggtgcagtggttagtgttTCTAACTATGAATCTCTGGGCATGGGATTCAATGCCAGCTCAGGCAGTCAGCatgcaacccacccagctgttcatcctctctttcaggATGGTcattaaatgggtacctgggaaaacctggggaaggtaaactgtggcaatttTGAAGTCACGCTGATCCAGTGTCTCACCCAGCACAGACTCAAGGGCGGCCACTTGCACAGAGATGAACACTGTGGCCACACACAGTTGATGCTCCcaactttatttttcatttgccTTCCACACAGTTCTTGTGTATTTGATCATCCTTGTGACTGGCCCAGCAAGAATAAGACAGTGTGATGAAATATTTACCCCAGTGTACCTTGGCAGGGACATCCAGGCAACCATCCAAAAGATGATCTCCCAAGTCACTGAACTTCAAGAGGAGATTAAGGACCAAGGGCAGCATAATCTGCAGTTGACTCAGCAGCTCACAGCGTCAGACACTAAGTTGCAACACATCCACCAGACGTGGGACCTGAAGAAGGAAAGCATCAATAAAGAGATCAAAGAACAGAAACAGCAAGCCTTTGTCAAGTTTTCAGCATACAAACCATTTTCTTTTGCACCTTGTTCTCTGACATGTTCCCTCATGGTTTACTCATTCCGGCAATCCCTCTCACTACACTTAATCCTTtgcctgcaaacacacacacacacacacactcacacacacacacacacacacacacacacacacacacacacacacacacacacacacacacacactcacactcacacacacatacacacacacacacacacacacacacacacacacaccttgatcaGCGCCagctgaagaggagggaagattcaCATATTTTTGGCAATAACTTCGGTTATCATCagcgtagagacttcagacttggttcatattttagctcatggaaagacgcaccttgtaTGGCGTTTGattttgacctttgaccttgacctcgaaaagttcgcccaaggtcaaagtttaaaaaaaaagaattttatcaaatttcgaaacaaatgcttctaTATGATGTACCTTGCAtgtccttgaccttgacctttgactttGACCTCGAAAAATTCGTaaaaggtcaaagtttccaaaaaaatagaatttcatcaaatttcgaaaaaaaaaatgcttccatatgatgcataggatcacagttgatgcccacaCCAATTTTCAGagcgatctttggcggaggtgtgcactctccgagtgctatgcgtctagtttgtaaatttatttttattttttataaatagtACAATATTAAATGTATGTATAATTCTAGTATGTCTCGTAAAGGGGGAAGAATAAAGTGTGGATTGgtgaaaattgtaaaaaaagtGCACTATGCGAGGGTATTGGCATGTGAAGTGAATGGGCGCGAATGAAATACCAAGAGGGATAACAGAGTAAAAGGAATGTTGTGAGTGTGAGTGGACAACCCCACTAAGCAATGGAAGAACAGTGTTtgtgtgccagagagagagagagagagagagaaactaacgaAGAAAATATTCTACGTGTTTTTTGACCGCCAAACTAAAGAATCACGGATTATACGCCACATGAATTAAATGAGGGTATAATATTTCACTTGTTGAAGAACAAATCAATGATATATCATAAAGTAGGGTTAACATTATTTGCTGTAATAGTTCATATTTTAGCTGAGAATCAGCATATGGCTGTGGACGTTTCTCCGGCTATCAGCATGTTAAAGGGTTAAGAAAACTGGTGATCGAAGAAGAGGTTGTAGGTTGATAGAGCTTCATAAATTTCCTATTAATTAAGAAatgtttcaaaagctttagaaagacaagaaaataagctATAGGACGGCAGTTTGAAGGAATAGAGCGGTCACCCTGTTTAGACGTAttttcaaactaccgccctttagcttaactttcctgtctatctaaagcttttgaatcaatccttaaccggaagattcaaaagcacctttccacttctgatcttctatttggtcgccagtatggattccgcaaggggcgctctactggcgattttcttgctcttttaactgactcttggtcatcctctcttagccgtttcagggAAACTTTCtaagttgcactagacatatcgaaagcttttgatagagtctgacacaagtctttgctttttaaactgccctctttcggattctatccctctctctgttccttttctccagtttcctttccggccgttctatctctgtggtggtagacggtcactgttcttcccctaaacctattaacagtggtgttccacagggctctgtcctatcacccactctcttcctgttattcatcaatgatcttctctccataacaaactgtctaaTCCACTCAcatgctgacgactccactctgcattattcaacttctttcaatagaagaccatctcaacaggaagtacatgactccagactggtgggtgcagaacgcttaacctcagacattgctatcatttctgattggggtaaaaggaaccttgtgtcctccaaAGCCTCGAAAACCtgatttctccacctatcaactcgacacaatcttccaaacacttatcccctattcttcgataacactcagctgtcaccttcttcgacattaaatatccttggtctatccttagctcaaaatctcaactggaaacttcacatctcttttctcactaaatcagcttcctcgaggttgggtgttctgtatcgtctccatagttcttctcccccgcacagatgctttccgtttatagtggccttgtccgccctcgtatggagtaaacatctcatgtgtggggggctctactcacatagctatcctggacagagtggagtctaaagttCTTCATCttattagctctcctcctcttactgatagtctgctacctcttaaattccaccgccacgttgcctctctatcttctatcgatatattcatgctgactgctcttttgaacttgctaactgcatgcttccccccctcccgtggtcccgctgcactcgactgtccactctagcccatccctatactgtccaaaccccttatgcaagagttaaccagcatcttcactttttcatcccttacactggtaaactatggaactgccttccttcgtctatatttcctcctgcctatgacttgacctctttcaagttgagtgtatcaagacacctctccatccgaaattgacctctcttttggctactcttatctattttctgttgtgggagcggcgagtagcgggctttttttatatcttaagtttttgttgcccttgagccgggtcttttgtaaaaaaaaaagggaaggaaaggcagtgttcaaagacagacaggaaagaTCGACCAGGCAAGGTTTTAGCATGGAAGCACTCTTAACCCTAGATAGGAGGACCTGCGCCACATGGAGTCATAGCTTCAGTGATTTTGGTTTTCACGGGCTATGGTTTCCACAATATTGGCGCATTGGCAATTTTTGTGGTTTCCCCACGCAGTACAGAGCCGGGGCTCGTTGTGAGAATACGTTGGTTTACGCTCCTGCGCTCTCGTCGTCATTTGTAAGTATTAGTGTATCCAAATGGAACAGGTCCTCCTTTCCCATTATAGTTTTGTAAAGAAGAAGTGCTACGTCAGATGTCATTGTGGCAAATGTTTgtaacaccaacacaacaacagcaGGTGTTTTAGCTAAATATATTCATGTACTTATGGAAACATGACCCGCCATatgtagcataaaaaaatatatatatttttttctttttttcttttagagtTGTTGGAATGCCTCCAAAACGAGAGAGATACCTATCCAAGGAGGATCTAGAACGTTATGTGAACTCTGAGGACTTCAATAAAACAGTTGACATTACAACAGAGGGCATAAGTGACGATGGGAGTGCTGATGAGAGTGTGTGCTCTCGTCGTCATTTGTAAGTATTAGTGTATCCAAATGGCTCAGGTCCTCCTTTCCCATTATCGTTTTGTAAAGAAGAAGTGCTACGTCAGATGTCATTGTGGCAAATGTTTgtaacaccaacacaacaacagcaGGGATGTAAATCCTCCAGCAGGACCACGGACCAAGAAGAGGTGCAGTTTGTGCCCATGGAaaacagccagccagacaagGACCGTCTGCTCCATGTGTCAGAAACCTGTCTGCCCACACCACTCAAATATTGTCTGCCTTGAGTGCAACGAGTAAACTAGCAGGTAACTACATATTTTATATATGCTTCCACACATTTACAGTCTTTTATGATATACATAAACAATAGTTTTTATATTGCTCACACATTTACATTCTTTTGTGATATATAGAAACAAAAGTTTTTATATTGCACACACGCATTTACAGTGTTCTGTAGAATATAGGAACAATAGTTTTTTTATATTGCACACACAGACTTAGTCTTTTATAGTATACAGAAAAAATAGTTTGCACAAATGTATAAAACCGCATATCTACCAAAGTGAGCCAAAAACGCGCGTACTAATTCGCCGGTTTTCATTCATTCCAGGTGGCCTGATTTATCTACACTCCAGAGTTGAAAGACGGACTGAGTGGTCGTATAAACCTTTAACTTTATAGTTTAGTAGGATTTTTTTGTTCAATTTAATATTTCTATGCCTCAGGGCCAGAAGGAGTCAGTCTTTAATTTTTTCTCAAAGTTTTTTTCAATTAATTACgaactgtatttattttcatttactccTATTCATTTATACCCCTAAGGTTTCCAGATACCTTATATTTGTACCTCAACAACGTTTAGTGAGAATAAAAAATGTTTgcataatttattttattattttccctcaGTGATGCCAAATGGATACAGGTCCTCCTTTAACGTTGCGAAAACATAGGTCCTCCTATCTAgggttaaggacaataggaggaacTCCATCAAGTCAATAAATCTTATGTGGActcaggccagagagggcatataaaacattatTCTTAAGAATATTAATGACATTAATAAATGATGTTAGAAGTAGGGTGAATAAGAGAAATATGCCCTGAAACGTTCAGACTAGAATTTTTAGAGAAGGTTTAAAGCCGTGCCCACACTATCGAGCATGCTCGACGGGCAAACAGTGATACCAGATCACAATAGGTAGTGAGAATGAGGGTTGATGACGTCAGAAGCGGGAAAACCACAGGCAGGGATCTGGCAACAAACAGTGCTACCAGATGTAGTTTAGCCCACAATATCTACTCCTTCACCGGGCAAAGACTGGCGGGCAAAGTTGTAAGCTGATGAGTGGTGTCAAATACAGGTTCATGGTTCAGTTTCACTCTGACCCTGCTGAAGAGTGGGGTGCGGGACCTGTCTCACCATGTCGAACACCgtcgagaggaagaaaatagcctTGTGTGGGATAATTCTTGGCGTGTCTATGACGGTACATATCAATTATCCATGCTGTATCTTGCTTGGACCACTGAAAGTTTCCTCCTTCAGGTACACTTGTAGAAGGACCGCCAGACATGCTGATATGCACATAACACTTTGAATGTGAGATAGATTCCTACTTAATTCCGAGGAAACGTGTAGTGTTTCGCATCATACCAGTCGAAACAGTTTCTGGTGTTTCCTTCAAACTCACTCACAGACAGTTGCCCGCTCGTTTGCCCGCAGTCTCCTCGCTTCTGACGTCACCTTCGTGCCTGCCACTCACCCTCCTTGCTTATGTATTGGAACGGGATCTGGCATCACTGTTGCCCGACGAGCATGCTCGATAGTGTGGACACGGCTTAAGCTTTAAAGacaggcgccactataaacactcgcctgcgccagaacgggctgggccgacgatcaggccccacctggaagaagccttgggccgaccatcaggccccaccgggaagatgcctgccggcgcaataggcagcaacgtaaaaaaataaaaaaaatagaaaaaaaaggcggGACAACTGCAGATCCATCGTAATTATGGAGAGGTAGGaaatatgatggtgatgatgacgatgataatgatgataatgaccttGCTCTTTTTTCTGAATTTGGCAGAAGAAACTTCGTGTCTTTCACGACCTTATGCTCGATGTTTTCCTTCCTAGCAGTGAGGCCAGATCGAAACCTTCTGTGAAACACTcttatctggtaacactgcgatCTAGATCATTCGGTTAACGTTATTATTTTAAGTACAAGCCACGTATTTTCGTCAGACTGTGTTATTCTCAGCAAAGCAGCCTGGTCGTTCCATTATCTTTAAAATAACCGGGCTACATGAGGTCACATTCGTTGACTTTAATGCTGTCTGTAATTGCTTGTACGCAATTACAAGAACAAAAACCGCACAAGAATAGCTTTTTGCACCCTGTATGTGAGCGTTTGTGGCTAAAATTCATAATAATAGGTCAAAAGCATGCGAAATATACTACAGTGGGTTGGCAGCTTAAGCCTCGCCCGTGAATAtcgttacgaatgtgctgtatgtgtgtgattgcatgtgtaatgtgatgaaatcatagcatgatgcaatgttagcttaGCATGGTGCAACTCAACGTGTTGGgacgagagagacagaggggagcccggggccaccggTCGCCGGGCAGGGTAGTTGGGAGCGAGAGGAGCGGAAGAGTGTGAGATAGACGGGTGTCTGGGCTGGCGGGGGTTCGGCTGAATGCCCCGTTCGTTAACTGTGTGCGAGTCTGTCGTGCCTCTGTGTGCCtgactaactgttctgtgcccttgagagttgctgtactgtgtgaggaaccagtcattaaactagaaattagtgttgaacgtgtatcctttgtgccctgcctcgtttctccttccctcggtgttctgtgtgggccgttGTCAGTGACCGGTGCCCGTGTGATTGTTCtgaggatcacgccgcctgcctgcccgtgcggggggtggcgtaacacttggtgtcataGGAGTGAGGATTAGTGAACAGTGAACAGTGAGTTGCGCCGTGTCGCCAATGGCCGCcgtgagggagacgaggaggcggGCAAGGTCGAGGTAGATGCGAGTGAGGTGAAGCCGAGCCAGTTGGACTTGCTCGCTGCCGCCGTGATGGCCGGTATGAGGCAGGAAATGGCAGTGGCTCGTGAGGAGCAGGATGAGAGGGCACGCGAGATGGaaaagagggcagaagagagggcacgcgagcaggctcagagggcagatgagagggcacgtgagcaggcccgccatcttgccgaggttcTCCAGAACAGTTTCTCGTCTCTGAAAGTGGAAACGCAGCCGTACACGGACCGGGCCTGCGACAGCGTGAGGAGTGAACGACTGGAGGAGGTGCAGCAGACCCTTGAAGGCGAGGTTCaggacagggaggaggtggaggcggagaggcagcagcgagaggtggcagaGCCGCACGCGGAGGaacgtttacctttgactgtacgtctatgtccttttgttgtccatctttacacattgttccacacatacaccaacacttaaatgtcacccacacttcacaacattcacacaaacgcatacacaaacaaacacctattctatgtgttgtccttgtcgtaatgagCTGTGTATGCTTTgtgtaaccctggcggatatgactttctatccgtgaaccgattagcacttagaacaattggtgaccctgcagtgttgctatggttcaaggtggcttatagccggtgccgtaccaagggcattctctcccagggtgcaggacctggacagggtaacttgtccattcgtccgccctctcctggggtaaaaatcctcacctccgctCGGGGCTCGtgaggctgagcactcaggtcgggagaagcattacgccgtaggcgtagttgccaccttcagggttctcccccgccctcccccagacgccttctgtgcctcccccaggcaccctctgtgccctcctccagacgccttctgcgtctcctccaggcaccctctgtgcgcctcctccaggcaccctctgtgcgcctcctccaggcaccttcagcgcctcctccaggcaccttcagcgcctcctccaggcatccttAGTGCTCCCTCTCCAGGCATCTTGTGCCCATGGTGCTCCTCCCGGcgttcacccacccacccccacccttcctcctccctgcttttccgctggtccggcgactgagacacgcacaccgtgtgacacactacacagactcggtgaacactcaaacacagtgcgacatattacagAGActcagtgccacacactcagtgtacacgccacactaGTCTATTTGCCACATAGGTGGACCCATGAATGGTCTCTAGTATAAGGTTTTTTTGTGGATTCACCTGCCTTAGGGTTCCCTGAAGCAATCTGGTTGGGTTGTCGCAATGACTACTTTGTGGAAAAATTTTTATATGCAAATTAGCAACGCCATTACCGAAAAATCGATTTTCCTCAATATTTTTAAAAGTATACATACTAGGATCATGAAAGTTGTGTCTAACCCAAGGTTTTTATGGTCAAGGAATCAGTTAAAGCCTTTTTGAACCTTCTCTGGTGAATATTTATTTCACCTCATACAAACTAAGTGTGTGCAATTACCAAATTTATAAATTTCCTTCACAAATTGAACATACGTAAAAGCACCAAACTAAAACGTGCTTTAgtcttaaaaaaaaacttaagaaaACTTTGTATCAAGCAATGAACGATTTGTCCCAGCGAAATATAAACCTCTAACTTGTCTTTGCCTACACGAACTCCTCGTCCGATGAGTCATTATCGTCTTCCTCAACACTTTGGTCTGATGCTACCGAGTAGGGATTGTGACAATCTTCACCAGACACGCATACACAATATACGGTGCAAGACACATTATTTTTGTGGCAGCTACATGCCTCGGTGCTGCATGCCTTGCCCTCAGTTCTGCATCCACAACTGATGACATCAAGTAGATCTCTAGGTGTTGGAGGACCCGTGTCATATCTAGGTGATGGAATTCCATCCTTCATCTCCCATCCAAACTCTGTGATGTCTACATGTGGAGGACCTTGTTGGTCAGCCGCCTTCCATAACAACATCTGAAGATGTGCCCTCTGTACATGGAGAAGCAAGTTTTTCTCTGTTGGAGGTAACGCCATGATGCGCAAcggctttcctttcttcttggaATACATTTGGTACCGGGCCTGGCTCATAGAGGTTCCTGGTGGTTGATCATACATGGCACAGAAGAATCGTTGGCCTGTTTGTAGTAGTTCGCCACGTGTGGCAGTTGCTTCACCCAGAACTTGGAATAGTTCAGGAAAGTCCCCGGCTTTCAGAGCATTCAGAGCACTGACTTTTCCTTTGTTGAATGGGTACGATACAGTATCGCATCCACTCAGTGCGTGCATTCCGAGTAGCTGCAAACATTTGGATCCCAGCTGCATACATGTTGCGTTGATGTCTATCACGACTCCATTCCAGCGTTCCATCTGGACACAGCATCTGAAGTGTAGCTGCATTTTCCAGACCCAGAAGACCATCAGCACAAATAGATCAGTGTCGTCACTGAGGATGCGGATCACTCTTTTGCCAAACTCGGCAGCTTGTAGGTATGCAATTATAGTCACGTCTGCCTCATCATGAGCGAACCCACCATCG
Above is a window of Eriocheir sinensis breed Jianghai 21 chromosome 8, ASM2467909v1, whole genome shotgun sequence DNA encoding:
- the LOC126995360 gene encoding cingulin-like protein 1: MLHRLNETIQLSFLLGDAGVLQANPFVQDVRRVAVKTEELQRCQEEKLALKARLDALGLSLAQLDIAIKDTELRIMEANSEKQRLEGCVIQASEEQEIKKRDDKLALLKEDNQKKKDHLAQLQQRASFMKATKEKMDKLIAMLQEIHQEKSKEDIQATIQKMISQVTELQEEIKDQGQHNLQLTQQLTASDTKLQHIHQTWDLKKESINKEIKEQKQQAFVKFSAYKPFSFAPCSLTCSLMVYSFRQSLSLHLILCLQTHTHTHTHTHTHTHTHTHTHTHTHTHTHTHTHTHIHTHTHTHTHTHTLISAS